TGATATTTTGGTTTTCATAATACTTAGACAATGCTTCAAAATATTTTTTAGCAAAATCAATTTTGGCTTTTTCATCTTCGGGTATTGCCGTATGCGACTGATAGCCCTTGGCTTCAACTACAAGATAAACTTTATTACCATTGGTAGTTTTTATGGCATAGCAGAAGTCGGGATTGTAATCACCTAAAGGCGTTTTGATGTTAAGGCGAGGTAGTTTGCCAAAAATTTCAATGCTTTCTATATCAGGGTCTTGTTCCACAATTTCCAGTTCAAAATCGCTGTCGTATTCAATTACCTCTTCAAATACCCACTTGGTTTTTAACGAAAAGTCGCCCGAAATTTCCTTTTGGAATTTTCCAGTGCTTCCTGTTTCGAGATAGATTTTACTATTTTTAGTCCTAAAAATATTAGGTAATACTTCTCCATTGATGCCATCATACTTAATGTTTGCTTTAAGCATAGCAATTAAGTTTTTCTTAATGATTTCAGAAATTTCTTTTTGTGCTTGTTGGGGGTTATTGCAAAGCATATTTTTCTTAAAATTATCGCTTAAAGCATTAAACACTTTTACCACAAACGAAAGTGGCGTTTTGGTATTGTTAGACAAAGCACGAACTAATTCAAGATAGTCCACTTTGCTTTTGTAGGTAACCGTGTCGGTGAGTGTTACGGTAATAGCCCCTTGTTTGTCAATTCTATTTACATTAAGCTCTGCACGTTTGGTTTGTAACAGTATTTGTTCAATATTGAGGGTTTCAATTTCTGCTTTGATGTTTTGTATCAGTTGGTTTTCTTGTTCTGGGCTTAAACTTTCTAAAACATAAAAAGCATTTTTGTTGATAGTGTTCCAAAGTTTTTGAAACTCTTGTAAGTGTGTTGGTTTGATAAAAACTTTCTTTTTTTCTTTCCTTTTCTCGGCTTTCTGAACGTACAGATTAGCATCGGTTGCAAACAGGCTTTCAATAGCTTTAATTTGCTCTTCGGGTAGATTTAGTGTTCTGAGTATGGTTGCAAAATTAGGAGATCTTTCAAAAACATCAACACCATCAACGGTAGCTTTGAAAATAATCATTCCGCTATCTTCCATTGTTCTATAAATATTACGTACTGTTTGGTCATCAAAGCCTCCTTTCTCTTTAAGCAATTTTTTAAGATCTTGTTCTGTAAATGTTTTTGTTATTAGGAACGAATTGCTTAAAATTTCATTCTGTATAGCTTCTACAAAGCCCTGCTCTTTGCTAGATACTACTACATCCAGGTTATTAATTTTCCAAAATTTTTCTTGATCATTATTTAGGTTTTTAAGTGTTTTGCGTTGTAAATTTTGATCTACACAAATACGCAAACCTCTTCCAATTTGCTGTAGTTTGGATATATCACTGCCTTGGTTTGACAATTTGCAAATGGTAAATACATTCGGGTTGTCCCAGCCTTCCTGCAAAGCCCAGATAGAGAAAATAAAACGAGTTGGACTTTCAAACGAGAGAAGTTTCTTTTTGTCTTTGAGAATTTCATCAACACCTGCTTTAATTTTTTCATCTATATTTCCTTTATCACCCGAAAAATAACCTTTATGGACTTGTAAGTTGCCTTCGCTGTCAAAATCGTTTTGCAAATATTGATAGTAAGCGCTTGTTTTATCCAGTCTGTTAATTACTTCATCTCTTTTAGCCTTGTATTCTTCTTCAAAAATATTTTTAATCTTTGGATTTTCTCCACGGTATAAAGAAATATCATTGGGCATAAAAAATAGCGAAAGGGCTTTAATACCTTGTTCAAAAAGTTTTTGTTCTTTTTCAAAGTGAATTTTAATTGTTTCTTTAATCATTGCCCGTAGAGATTCATCCGATAGCGAATAATCCACTCTCTCTATCGTATCATCCGACAAAACAATACAATCTTTGTTGATTTTCTTAATACTTTTACCGTTAAAAACTGAACCAACGCCTAACTCACGTCTGATAATAATTCCATTCGTTAGTGTATTTACAATGGCTTTTTTATTTTCTATCCCAATCAGAGTGTCGGTGTTTTCAACCACATCTTGGGTATAAACCACAATTTTTTTCACTAAGCTTTTTCTAAAAGATGAAATGCTATCTAATACATACGCAACATTGGATAATTTTATGCTATCTTTTTTATTGGGAAACGTTGCACCAAAACGCAGGTAATAATTGTCAAATCCTTCAAAATACTGCTTAAAAGCGTCCCCATCAAAACGATGGGGTTCATCCATAATCACAATAGGATTCAGGCGCTTTAAGCATTCCAGATAGCTTTTGGGGGGATTTTCATTTTTTTCAAACAGATTGGGAGCATACATTTCTTTTTCCAGCGGACGGTTTAATATATTCTCTTTGTGTCTAAAAGAACTCGGTGTCATCACCAAAACCGATAAGTGGGAAGCATTGATAAATTGATTTATAGCAGAAACGTTTCCTCCTTCATACACAAAAGTTTCTATCTCTTTTTCTTTCTCATTGGCGTATAAGCTTTTGAAGTAATCTTTAGTGTCTTCTAAATGCGTTTTCGTCCCTTCACGAATAGCTACGGATGGGACAAGAATGATAAATTTTTTATACCCAAAATTTTTACAAAGTTCAAAAATGGTTTTAATAAACGTGAACGTTTTCCCTGTTCCCGTTTCCATCATAATATCAATGTTTTTAGTATCGTGAATCGGAAAGTTGTAATGATGCTTTTTATGGTGCTCTTCCAGTACTTTACAAAAATCTGTCCCTTGACGTAGTTGTTCAAAAATACTGATAATATTACTGACACACTCTTCTTGGTAAGATTGAATTTCGTATTGAAACTGTTTTGTTTCTGTTTTTATCACCATTTGTTGTTTGTTACTTAAATTTTCCTATCGCAAAGATAAAATTTAATGCTTGTATCTAAAAAAATTTTTTCATTACTTTTTGCTCTAACTCTAATTTAATAAAATTTATATCTTGTTTTGTTAATCATCTTTGTTTAAGGCTCATTTTTAGGTACTTACAAAGTTAAAAATTTGAATGGGTGAGTTTAGGGCGGTTGCTGTGTTGTTGCGTGAGGCATGCGGAGGGTGGGCGTTAGCCCAGTGCGTAGCGAAGCGAAGCACCGAAGCGAAAGCGTAGCCCGTAGCACGCCGACCTTGCCCACACCAGCGCAGCAAAGTGTGGGCAAGGACACGCCCAAAAAAATTATCTATTCTGTTCTACTACCCAATTTTTCTTGAAACTCTCAATCTCCGCATTTGTAAAGCCGTATATGGTTTTGAGTTTATCAATAACTTGCTGCAATTTAGGCACTTGATTGACTGCATCAGTAACAAAAGTATACACAGTAGGAGTAGCATTATGAGGTGCATTCAATAAGGTCAAAACCTCATCAATCTGAGCATCCGTGATTTTTTTGTGTTCTTGGGGAATAGTCCTGTATCCATGCATAAAGCCAATTGCTTCCCCAATAGCATGCAAAGCTGCGGCTTTTTGAGCATTAGTTGGACTGGTTGCGCTCAGTGTAGAAGTTGCGCTGTGACAGTAGTTAATAATTGTAGCTGCATTTACTCTTTCCCAAAGGGATTTTATTTTGGCAATAGCATCATTTTTATCACTATCGAATTGACTGCCTTGCTTGATAGCTGCCTGCAAACGAATAAATTGATTTTTAAGCTGAATATACAAGCTATTATTGTCATTTATATCGCTGCGGCGAGCTGCATAGTTTGCCATGAACATATCTCTATTTTCCACAGGTACGTTAGTAGAACCTGAATTTGCAAAAGCAGGTTTAGCACCGTAAAGTACAAGAACTTGATCTACAGTAGCTAAGTTAGGATTATTACCAAGCAACTGTACCGCATAATGGTATAAGGCTGCCCCAAATAATCCTTTTTCAATTAACTGTTCAATTTCAAGTCCGTTTTCATCAAAAAGGTAGCCTCCGTACACACCTCCTTGATCTACAAAACTACCTGGTGTATAGCCTGAACCTGATGCCTGCGCAAGGTCATTGAACCATCCCGTAGGAGCATCCAAGCGGTTCTTGTAATAAGGAGTGGTAATTGAAGCTAATGAAACTGTTCCTGCATTGAAGAGATTATCCAAAGCAGATTTTGCAACAGTTTTTGTGCTATCTCTTCCTTCTTTAGCCTTGTTGACTAATGCTACTAACTGGTCTGCAATTGCTTTTGTGGCGGCACTGTTTGTAGCAAAGTTTGTCCCATCATAGTTTGAGGGAACTTGCAAGGTGGGCTTGTCCTCGTCTTTGTCTTTTTTTCTACATGCACTTAGCCCAATTACTACCATAATGGTTAGCACAAACAGGAAGTTGTGCTTTTGAATGATGACTCGCATATTGGTTTTGGTTTTGGTGCAAACATATAAAATAATTTTTATTTAGACAAAATCTAAATAATAAAAACTTGCTTTCGGGTGGTATCAGCAAGGCAACTACTTTAAAATAAGCTGATTTTGAACAAGTTCAAGGTTCAAAAAGAGATTGAGAGTAATTTGCTAACTAAGAGTAAGTTAGTAATCTCCAAGTGTTTCTGGTAGCTGCATAAGCGCTTGAGCTAGTTGAGCGTCATTTGGGGCTACACCATGCCATTTATGCGTTCCTTCCATAAAATCTACGCCCTTTCCCATAATAGTGTGTGCCAAAATAA
Above is a window of Bacteroidia bacterium DNA encoding:
- a CDS encoding DUF4856 domain-containing protein, yielding MRVIIQKHNFLFVLTIMVVIGLSACRKKDKDEDKPTLQVPSNYDGTNFATNSAATKAIADQLVALVNKAKEGRDSTKTVAKSALDNLFNAGTVSLASITTPYYKNRLDAPTGWFNDLAQASGSGYTPGSFVDQGGVYGGYLFDENGLEIEQLIEKGLFGAALYHYAVQLLGNNPNLATVDQVLVLYGAKPAFANSGSTNVPVENRDMFMANYAARRSDINDNNSLYIQLKNQFIRLQAAIKQGSQFDSDKNDAIAKIKSLWERVNAATIINYCHSATSTLSATSPTNAQKAAALHAIGEAIGFMHGYRTIPQEHKKITDAQIDEVLTLLNAPHNATPTVYTFVTDAVNQVPKLQQVIDKLKTIYGFTNAEIESFKKNWVVEQNR
- a CDS encoding DEAD/DEAH box helicase family protein, yielding MVIKTETKQFQYEIQSYQEECVSNIISIFEQLRQGTDFCKVLEEHHKKHHYNFPIHDTKNIDIMMETGTGKTFTFIKTIFELCKNFGYKKFIILVPSVAIREGTKTHLEDTKDYFKSLYANEKEKEIETFVYEGGNVSAINQFINASHLSVLVMTPSSFRHKENILNRPLEKEMYAPNLFEKNENPPKSYLECLKRLNPIVIMDEPHRFDGDAFKQYFEGFDNYYLRFGATFPNKKDSIKLSNVAYVLDSISSFRKSLVKKIVVYTQDVVENTDTLIGIENKKAIVNTLTNGIIIRRELGVGSVFNGKSIKKINKDCIVLSDDTIERVDYSLSDESLRAMIKETIKIHFEKEQKLFEQGIKALSLFFMPNDISLYRGENPKIKNIFEEEYKAKRDEVINRLDKTSAYYQYLQNDFDSEGNLQVHKGYFSGDKGNIDEKIKAGVDEILKDKKKLLSFESPTRFIFSIWALQEGWDNPNVFTICKLSNQGSDISKLQQIGRGLRICVDQNLQRKTLKNLNNDQEKFWKINNLDVVVSSKEQGFVEAIQNEILSNSFLITKTFTEQDLKKLLKEKGGFDDQTVRNIYRTMEDSGMIIFKATVDGVDVFERSPNFATILRTLNLPEEQIKAIESLFATDANLYVQKAEKRKEKKKVFIKPTHLQEFQKLWNTINKNAFYVLESLSPEQENQLIQNIKAEIETLNIEQILLQTKRAELNVNRIDKQGAITVTLTDTVTYKSKVDYLELVRALSNNTKTPLSFVVKVFNALSDNFKKNMLCNNPQQAQKEISEIIKKNLIAMLKANIKYDGINGEVLPNIFRTKNSKIYLETGSTGKFQKEISGDFSLKTKWVFEEVIEYDSDFELEIVEQDPDIESIEIFGKLPRLNIKTPLGDYNPDFCYAIKTTNGNKVYLVVEAKGYQSHTAIPEDEKAKIDFAKKYFEALSKYYENQNIKISFKERINRTQLASLIREE